In one Streptomyces venezuelae genomic region, the following are encoded:
- a CDS encoding aminoglycoside phosphotransferase family protein, translating to MREESIVVSPVVRRRAELLGAAGEEWLAGLPALVADLARRWSVTVGAPFRAGAGGYVARARAEDGTALVLKLALPEPGSAGQIATLLRAGGRGYVRVLDHDADRFALLMEHLGAPLSELALPPERQIAVLCATLRRVWQVPRSPDLLTEAADEDKATGLAVLVERLWRDLDRPCSVAAYDRAMTYAERRASAHRASRAVVVHGDPHPGNLLRLPASGTPRAGAESGFVFVDPDGFLADPAYDLGVVLRDWCAELLSGDARRLARRYCALLAEESGADATAVWEWGYLERVSTALYLLAHGAEAPSRPYFATAEILADVDVDGDGDGDGDGDVGA from the coding sequence GTGCGCGAGGAGAGCATCGTGGTGTCGCCCGTCGTGCGGCGCCGGGCCGAGCTGCTCGGAGCGGCCGGTGAGGAGTGGCTGGCGGGGCTGCCCGCGCTCGTCGCCGACCTCGCGCGCCGGTGGTCCGTGACGGTCGGGGCGCCGTTCCGTGCGGGAGCGGGCGGTTACGTGGCGCGGGCCCGCGCCGAGGACGGCACGGCCCTGGTCCTCAAGCTGGCGCTGCCCGAGCCCGGGAGCGCGGGGCAGATCGCCACCCTCCTGCGCGCCGGAGGACGCGGCTACGTACGCGTGCTCGACCACGACGCCGACCGCTTCGCGCTGCTCATGGAGCACCTCGGCGCACCGCTGTCGGAGCTCGCGCTCCCGCCCGAGCGGCAGATCGCCGTCCTGTGCGCGACGCTGCGCCGGGTCTGGCAGGTCCCGCGCTCCCCCGATCTGCTCACGGAGGCCGCCGACGAGGACAAGGCCACCGGTCTCGCCGTGCTCGTCGAGCGCTTGTGGAGGGACCTGGACCGTCCGTGCTCCGTCGCCGCGTACGACAGGGCCATGACGTACGCCGAGCGCCGCGCCAGCGCCCACCGCGCGTCCCGGGCCGTGGTCGTCCACGGCGACCCGCACCCGGGCAACCTGCTCAGGCTTCCCGCTTCGGGGACGCCGCGAGCGGGGGCGGAGAGCGGCTTCGTCTTCGTCGACCCCGACGGCTTCCTCGCGGACCCCGCGTACGACCTGGGTGTCGTCCTCCGCGACTGGTGCGCCGAGCTTCTGTCCGGCGACGCGCGACGGCTGGCCCGCCGCTACTGCGCGCTGCTGGCCGAGGAGAGCGGGGCCGACGCCACGGCCGTCTGGGAGTGGGGCTACCTCGAACGCGTCTCGACGGCGCTCTACCTCCTCGCCCACGGCGCGGAGGCGCCGAGCCGCCCGTACTTCGCGACGGCGGAGATCCTCGCGGACGTAGACGTAGACGGAGACGGAGACGGAGACGGAGACGGAGACGTGGGCGCGTAG
- a CDS encoding STAS domain-containing protein — protein sequence MTTLPPALRLATAGTADTVHIEITGDLDYDNAEFLLTEVTEQLAARPRLQDLHLHCAGVANVDSMGLSILLMIGRRTEETGTRLHLDDRPPNLERLLDLTGTLEYFTGAPTIDAGPGPDGAP from the coding sequence ATGACCACACTGCCTCCCGCACTCCGCCTGGCCACCGCGGGCACTGCGGACACCGTCCACATAGAGATCACCGGCGATCTCGACTACGACAACGCCGAGTTCCTCCTGACCGAGGTCACCGAGCAGCTCGCCGCCCGGCCCCGCCTCCAGGATCTGCACCTGCACTGCGCGGGCGTCGCCAACGTCGACTCCATGGGCCTGTCCATCCTGCTGATGATCGGCCGCCGCACCGAAGAGACCGGGACCCGGCTCCACCTGGACGACCGGCCCCCGAACCTGGAACGGCTCCTCGACCTCACCGGCACGCTCGAATACTTCACGGGAGCGCCCACCATCGACGCGGGGCCCGGACCCGACGGCGCCCCCTAG
- a CDS encoding LysR family transcriptional regulator ArgP — protein sequence MSEPAGAERSSASPKLQVTSPKLQPGALSELPLDHVRTLLAVVDEGTFDAAAAVLHVTPPAVSQRVKALERRTGRVLLMRTKPVRPTESGQVVVRFARQLARLERDARAELGMSDAGETAVLPVAVNADSLATWFLSALARVPDEPRICFELRREDEDHTTSLLREGSVMAAVTSSPDAVSGCTVRRLGRMRYLPVASPEFVARRLGDWPRVPLGDVLADAPVIFFDRRDCLQDDFARKVTGGRGASPLRHYVPSSRGFVEAIEAGLGWGVVPREQAEPLLRAGTLVLLDAERVVDVPLFWQQWKLDSPALAALADAVMTTAATALDQ from the coding sequence ATGTCAGAGCCAGCTGGTGCGGAGCGGTCGTCGGCGAGCCCGAAACTGCAGGTGACGAGCCCGAAACTGCAGCCGGGCGCGCTGTCCGAGCTGCCTCTGGACCACGTGCGGACGCTGCTCGCCGTCGTCGACGAGGGCACCTTCGACGCCGCCGCGGCCGTGCTGCACGTCACGCCCCCTGCGGTCAGCCAGCGCGTGAAGGCGCTGGAGCGCCGGACCGGCCGCGTCCTCCTGATGCGGACGAAGCCGGTGCGGCCCACCGAGTCGGGGCAGGTCGTGGTGCGGTTCGCGCGGCAGCTGGCCCGCCTGGAGCGCGACGCGCGGGCCGAGCTCGGCATGAGCGACGCGGGCGAGACCGCCGTGCTCCCGGTCGCGGTGAACGCCGACTCGCTCGCCACGTGGTTCCTGTCCGCGCTGGCCCGGGTCCCGGACGAGCCGCGGATCTGTTTCGAGCTGCGCCGCGAGGACGAGGACCACACGACGTCGCTGCTGCGGGAGGGCTCGGTGATGGCGGCGGTCACGTCGTCGCCGGACGCGGTGTCGGGTTGTACGGTGCGGCGGCTCGGCCGGATGCGGTATCTGCCGGTCGCCTCGCCCGAGTTCGTGGCGCGGCGGCTCGGCGACTGGCCGCGCGTGCCGCTCGGGGACGTCCTCGCGGACGCTCCTGTGATCTTCTTCGACCGCCGCGACTGTCTGCAGGACGACTTCGCGCGCAAGGTGACGGGCGGGCGCGGGGCGAGCCCGCTGCGGCACTACGTCCCCTCGTCGCGCGGGTTCGTCGAGGCGATCGAGGCCGGCCTCGGCTGGGGTGTGGTGCCGCGGGAGCAGGCGGAGCCGCTGTTGCGCGCGGGCACGCTGGTCCTGCTCGATGCCGAGCGGGTGGTGGACGTACCGCTGTTCTGGCAGCAGTGGAAGCTGGACTCCCCGGCGCTCGCCGCGCTGGCGGACGCGGTGATGACCACCGCCGCGACGGCCCTGGACCAGTGA
- a CDS encoding LysE/ArgO family amino acid transporter, whose translation MGTALTAAAAGFGTGLSLIVAIGSQNAFVLRQGIRRQSVLSVVTICALSDMVLIAAGVAGVGTVVTAWPPALTLVGLIGGGFLLSYAVLAARRALRPTAMTATGATAGSRRGALLACLAMTWLNPHVYLDTVLLLGSVAAGHDALRWAFGAGAMLGSVCWFAALGYGARLLSGFFARPASWRALDFLIAATMTVMGLTLVIGAF comes from the coding sequence ATGGGAACAGCACTGACCGCCGCGGCCGCCGGATTCGGCACCGGGCTCTCGCTCATCGTCGCCATCGGATCACAGAACGCCTTCGTCCTGCGCCAGGGCATCCGACGCCAGTCGGTGCTCAGCGTGGTCACCATCTGCGCGCTCTCCGACATGGTGCTGATCGCGGCGGGCGTGGCCGGAGTCGGCACGGTGGTCACGGCCTGGCCGCCCGCGCTGACCCTCGTCGGCCTGATAGGCGGAGGCTTCCTCCTCTCGTACGCCGTGCTCGCCGCACGCCGTGCCCTGCGCCCCACCGCCATGACGGCGACGGGCGCGACGGCCGGGTCACGGCGCGGCGCCCTGCTCGCCTGCCTGGCCATGACCTGGCTCAACCCGCACGTCTACCTCGACACCGTCCTCCTCCTCGGCTCGGTCGCCGCGGGACACGACGCGCTCCGCTGGGCCTTCGGGGCGGGCGCGATGCTCGGCAGCGTCTGCTGGTTCGCCGCGCTCGGGTACGGCGCGCGGCTGCTCAGCGGCTTCTTCGCGCGGCCCGCCTCCTGGCGCGCGCTGGACTTCCTGATCGCCGCGACGATGACGGTCATGGGGCTCACGCTGGTCATCGGCGCATTCTGA
- the thrS gene encoding threonine--tRNA ligase: MNTAMRDRAAGHDHRRLGRELGLFGTDPLIGAGLPYWLPDGAAVRHALEEYIRDAERRAGYRHVYSPVLGKRELYEISGHWSHYSDDMFPPMQLGGEEVVLRPSLCPHHAVMYRSRSHSYRELPLRMAETGGMYRAELSGVLGGLNRVRAIHLNDAHVFCTLDQVADEARAALEMIRRAYDALGIRPARFRLSLPGPGGKYVADPEKWRRSTALLTEVLDGSGLSYEAAEGEAAFYGSKIDVQVVDAAGRESTLSTVQVDFHQPERFDLHYIGADGAKHRPVMVHRSIIGSVERAVAHLVERHGGAFPAWLAPVQLAVLPVSEAQLPGAEDLLRRCAEVGLRAELAGPELGSLGARVRAARLVPYQVVIGAKEDAEGLVALRLRDGRRIDAMPAADALARIGELVGAHRTELWDGGDSGDGE, translated from the coding sequence ATGAACACCGCCATGAGAGACCGCGCCGCCGGCCACGACCACCGCAGACTCGGCCGTGAGCTGGGCCTGTTCGGCACCGATCCGCTGATCGGCGCGGGACTGCCGTACTGGCTGCCGGACGGAGCCGCCGTGCGGCACGCCCTGGAGGAGTACATCCGCGACGCCGAGCGGCGCGCCGGCTACCGGCACGTGTACTCGCCCGTGCTCGGAAAGCGGGAGCTGTACGAGATCTCAGGGCACTGGTCGCACTACAGCGACGACATGTTCCCGCCGATGCAGCTGGGCGGCGAGGAAGTGGTGCTGCGGCCGAGCCTCTGTCCGCACCACGCGGTGATGTACCGCTCCCGTTCCCACAGTTACCGCGAGCTGCCGCTGCGCATGGCCGAGACCGGCGGCATGTACCGCGCCGAACTCTCCGGTGTGCTCGGCGGGTTGAACCGCGTCCGCGCCATCCATCTCAACGACGCCCACGTCTTCTGCACCTTGGACCAGGTCGCCGACGAGGCGCGGGCCGCCCTGGAAATGATCCGTCGCGCATACGACGCGCTCGGCATCCGGCCCGCCCGCTTCCGGCTGTCCCTGCCGGGCCCCGGCGGCAAGTACGTCGCCGATCCCGAGAAGTGGCGGCGGTCCACCGCCCTGCTCACCGAAGTGCTGGACGGCTCCGGGCTGTCGTACGAGGCCGCCGAGGGCGAGGCGGCGTTCTACGGTTCGAAGATCGACGTGCAGGTCGTGGACGCGGCGGGCCGTGAGTCCACCCTCTCCACCGTCCAGGTCGACTTCCACCAGCCCGAGCGGTTCGATCTGCACTACATCGGCGCGGACGGCGCCAAGCACCGCCCGGTGATGGTCCACCGCAGCATCATCGGCAGCGTCGAGAGAGCGGTCGCGCATCTCGTCGAACGGCACGGCGGCGCTTTCCCCGCCTGGCTCGCGCCCGTCCAGCTGGCGGTCCTGCCGGTGTCCGAGGCCCAACTGCCGGGTGCTGAGGATCTGTTGCGGCGGTGCGCCGAGGTCGGTCTGCGGGCCGAGCTCGCCGGCCCCGAGCTCGGCAGTCTGGGCGCGCGCGTCCGGGCCGCCCGCCTCGTGCCCTATCAGGTCGTGATCGGCGCCAAGGAGGACGCCGAAGGCCTGGTCGCGCTCCGGCTGCGCGACGGTCGGCGCATCGACGCGATGCCGGCCGCCGACGCCCTCGCCCGGATCGGCGAACTCGTCGGGGCACACCGCACCGAGCTGTGGGACGGCGGGGACAGCGGGGACGGCGAGTAA
- a CDS encoding B12-binding domain-containing protein, producing MSTSTPSRVHALSTSPAASSVASPEMADQLWEAVAVGDEYTATDVVLRALDDGADPESVLVDVIAAVQSRVGEEWAANRLSIAQEHAATSINERAVAALALHPAARRHPDRGRITVACVDGEWHALPARLLAEVLKLRGWRVDYLGAQVPVPHLISHLHTTQADAVALSSSIATRLPTAHAAITACQAVGVPVLVGGAAFGPGGRYAHLLGADAWAPDAPAAADRLAEGPLPRPQADHQQMDDLPHLADQEYTMVTRSGDALVRTVFRALEDAFPAMRGYDEAQRERTAEDLAHIVEFLATALYLGDEDLFSWFITWTARILEARGVPARSLPPALDLFLHELKDFPRASRILRRGLEALTTDHPTAPGTPV from the coding sequence ATGAGCACCAGCACCCCGTCCCGCGTCCATGCCCTGTCCACGTCCCCGGCCGCGTCCTCGGTCGCGTCCCCGGAAATGGCCGACCAGCTGTGGGAAGCCGTGGCGGTCGGCGACGAGTACACGGCCACGGACGTCGTCCTGCGCGCCCTGGACGACGGCGCCGACCCGGAATCCGTCCTCGTCGACGTGATCGCCGCCGTGCAGAGCAGAGTCGGCGAGGAGTGGGCCGCGAACCGCCTCAGCATCGCCCAGGAACACGCCGCCACCTCCATCAACGAACGCGCCGTCGCCGCCCTGGCCCTGCACCCCGCCGCCCGAAGACACCCCGACCGGGGCCGCATCACGGTGGCGTGCGTCGACGGCGAGTGGCACGCCCTGCCCGCCCGGCTCCTCGCCGAAGTGCTGAAACTGCGCGGCTGGCGCGTCGATTACCTGGGCGCCCAGGTTCCCGTACCGCACCTGATCTCCCACCTGCACACCACACAGGCCGACGCGGTCGCGCTGTCCAGCTCGATCGCGACCAGGCTCCCCACGGCGCACGCGGCGATCACCGCGTGCCAGGCCGTCGGCGTCCCCGTCCTGGTCGGCGGCGCCGCGTTCGGACCCGGCGGACGCTACGCGCACCTGCTCGGCGCCGACGCGTGGGCGCCCGACGCCCCGGCCGCCGCCGACCGCCTCGCCGAGGGGCCACTTCCCCGCCCGCAGGCCGACCACCAGCAGATGGACGACCTCCCGCACCTGGCCGACCAGGAATACACGATGGTCACCCGGAGCGGCGACGCCCTGGTGCGCACCGTCTTCCGCGCCCTGGAGGACGCGTTCCCCGCCATGCGCGGCTACGACGAAGCGCAGCGCGAACGCACGGCCGAGGACCTCGCGCACATCGTGGAGTTCCTCGCCACGGCCCTCTACCTCGGCGACGAGGACCTCTTCAGCTGGTTCATCACCTGGACCGCCCGGATCCTGGAGGCCCGCGGGGTGCCCGCACGGTCCCTGCCCCCGGCCCTCGACCTCTTCCTGCACGAGCTGAAAGACTTCCCCCGGGCGTCCCGTATCCTCCGACGCGGACTCGAAGCCCTCACCACCGATCACCCCACCGCGCCTGGAACGCCCGTATGA
- a CDS encoding SDR family NAD(P)-dependent oxidoreductase: protein MRASRSGTRVALVTGGGGGIGSAVARRLADEGAAVAVVDRDDAAETVARGIRADGGRAEAFLCDVSDEEAVPALVKDVVGRLGDITDACCVAGSIRRGTVRDLSLEDWHGSFADNVDSVFLVCRAVLPLMERAGRGSIVTVASGWGLRAGEKAAAYCTAKAGVVMLTQAMALDHSPGGVRVNCVAPGDTRTPMLAREARQLGQSDADFLAEAANRPLGRIGTPEDIAAAVAFLAGPDADFVTGSVLSVDGGGSV from the coding sequence ATGAGGGCGTCACGGTCCGGCACCCGGGTGGCGCTGGTCACCGGCGGCGGCGGAGGCATCGGCAGCGCCGTCGCGCGACGGCTCGCCGACGAGGGCGCCGCCGTCGCGGTCGTCGACCGGGACGACGCGGCGGAGACCGTGGCCCGCGGCATCCGCGCCGACGGCGGGCGCGCCGAGGCGTTCCTGTGCGACGTCTCCGACGAGGAGGCGGTGCCGGCCCTCGTGAAGGACGTCGTGGGGCGGCTCGGCGACATCACCGACGCGTGCTGCGTGGCGGGGAGCATCCGGCGCGGTACGGTGCGGGACCTGTCCCTGGAGGACTGGCACGGGTCGTTCGCGGACAACGTGGACTCGGTGTTCCTCGTCTGCCGGGCGGTGCTCCCGCTGATGGAGCGGGCGGGCCGCGGCAGCATCGTGACGGTGGCCTCCGGGTGGGGGCTGCGCGCCGGGGAGAAGGCGGCCGCGTACTGCACGGCGAAGGCCGGTGTGGTGATGCTGACGCAGGCGATGGCACTGGACCACAGCCCCGGGGGTGTCCGGGTCAACTGCGTCGCCCCCGGTGACACGCGCACGCCCATGCTCGCCCGAGAGGCGCGCCAGCTGGGCCAGTCGGACGCCGATTTCCTCGCGGAGGCCGCCAACCGGCCGCTGGGCCGCATCGGCACGCCCGAGGACATAGCTGCCGCTGTCGCGTTCCTCGCCGGTCCCGACGCCGACTTCGTCACGGGGAGCGTGCTCTCGGTCGATGGCGGGGGGAGCGTCTGA
- a CDS encoding APC family permease, with translation MTPVEGATAAAPGPPRLVRQLGTSGLVAHYVTSVMGAGVLLIPALAWAEAGPLSLVAWGVLILYSYPFALVFAKLSVRHPTSKGVAQFVEAAFGARAGRIAAVFLLLTLLAGNPVLGLAAGRYLLAAVDPAASNRASLLAGAAVIVFCVALNLWGIRVSTRAQMVVLGSVVLLLAVVIVLALPEGDYGRLTPFAPHGWSSLGSTVLICFFGFIGWENAAPVAEEVRDPERTFPQGILYAVSCVGLLYFAMAFTVSVALPEATAGQSDLTAFVRLLQVATGSGLESTGYLVAGVLLLLTTNAWCLGTSRVVFALARDGILPVRLSRLSRHGRVPARAVLALLPGYAVSVLLLLATDSSETTLIKASSATYLLIFLMAFLAAARLLPPGGTSRLNLLLIATTVVILPFFGVSVVIALAMLLLSVVAERRLRKRVPPSTDSGVLT, from the coding sequence ATGACCCCAGTGGAGGGGGCCACGGCGGCAGCGCCCGGGCCCCCTCGACTGGTCAGACAGTTGGGCACATCGGGGCTCGTCGCGCACTACGTCACCTCGGTGATGGGCGCGGGCGTGCTGTTGATCCCCGCCCTCGCCTGGGCGGAGGCCGGGCCGCTGTCCCTCGTCGCGTGGGGGGTGCTGATCCTCTACAGCTATCCCTTCGCGCTCGTCTTCGCGAAGCTGTCCGTGCGGCATCCCACGAGCAAGGGCGTCGCGCAGTTCGTGGAAGCGGCGTTCGGCGCGAGGGCGGGCCGGATCGCCGCCGTATTCCTGCTCCTCACGCTGCTCGCGGGCAATCCGGTGCTTGGGCTCGCGGCCGGCCGCTATCTGCTCGCGGCGGTCGATCCCGCGGCGTCGAACCGGGCGTCGCTCCTCGCGGGCGCCGCCGTCATCGTGTTCTGCGTCGCGCTCAACCTGTGGGGAATCAGGGTGAGTACCCGCGCTCAGATGGTGGTGCTCGGTTCCGTGGTACTGCTCCTGGCCGTCGTCATCGTCCTGGCCCTGCCCGAGGGGGACTACGGACGCCTCACCCCGTTCGCCCCGCACGGCTGGAGCTCCCTCGGCAGTACGGTGCTCATCTGCTTCTTCGGATTCATCGGCTGGGAGAACGCGGCCCCGGTCGCCGAGGAGGTGCGGGACCCCGAACGCACCTTTCCCCAAGGGATTCTCTACGCCGTCAGTTGCGTGGGACTTCTGTATTTCGCCATGGCGTTCACCGTCTCCGTGGCCCTGCCCGAGGCCACCGCGGGCCAGTCCGATCTGACGGCGTTCGTCAGGCTCCTCCAGGTCGCCACGGGCTCGGGGCTGGAGAGCACCGGCTACCTCGTCGCGGGCGTCCTGCTGCTGCTCACCACCAACGCCTGGTGCCTGGGCACCTCGCGCGTCGTCTTCGCCCTCGCCCGGGACGGCATCCTGCCGGTCCGGCTCAGCCGGCTCTCCCGGCACGGCAGGGTCCCCGCACGCGCGGTCCTCGCACTCCTGCCCGGCTACGCCGTGTCGGTGCTGCTGCTCCTGGCCACCGACTCCAGCGAGACGACGCTGATCAAAGCATCGTCGGCCACCTACCTGCTCATCTTCCTCATGGCCTTCCTCGCCGCCGCCCGGCTCCTGCCCCCGGGCGGCACCTCCCGGCTGAACCTGCTGCTCATCGCGACGACCGTCGTGATACTGCCGTTCTTCGGCGTCAGTGTCGTCATCGCCCTGGCGATGCTGCTCCTCTCCGTCGTCGCCGAGCGCCGGCTGCGCAAGCGCGTCCCCCCGTCCACCGACTCAGGAGTACTCACGTGA
- a CDS encoding serine protease, with protein MNKPLVGAVCTALLLGATAIPASAVTNGAPVSDKGTAAAQPAAVTQAKVKTKAVTFAGTVALSNCSGSVVRVPSSQPTDKALVLSNGHCLETGFPSAGQVIVNRASSRSFTLLNAGGGSLGTVRASKIAYGTMTDTDVSVYELTSTYSDIESRYGIKALDLDAAHPQTGRAITVASGYWKRMYRCNTDGFAYRLKEGQWTWKDSLRYTQPCQVIGGTSGSPVIDDATGKVVAVNNTINESGQRCTDNNPCEVDENGKVTVRPNIGYAQQTYIIVPCVGAGNKIDLNRPGCTLPKPALAEKHRSSVDAKN; from the coding sequence ATGAACAAGCCTCTCGTCGGTGCCGTCTGCACCGCGCTGCTCCTCGGCGCGACGGCGATACCCGCGTCCGCCGTGACCAACGGCGCGCCGGTGTCCGACAAAGGCACGGCCGCGGCGCAACCCGCCGCGGTGACCCAGGCGAAGGTGAAGACGAAGGCTGTGACCTTCGCCGGTACCGTGGCACTGAGCAACTGCTCGGGCTCCGTGGTGCGCGTGCCCAGCTCGCAGCCCACGGACAAGGCGCTCGTGCTCTCCAACGGCCACTGCCTGGAGACAGGTTTCCCCAGCGCCGGTCAGGTCATCGTCAACCGGGCGTCGAGCCGCAGCTTCACGCTCCTGAACGCCGGTGGCGGCAGCCTCGGCACCGTTCGCGCCAGCAAGATCGCGTACGGCACGATGACCGACACCGACGTCTCTGTGTACGAACTGACCAGCACCTACAGCGACATCGAGAGCCGCTACGGCATCAAGGCCCTCGACCTGGACGCCGCGCACCCGCAGACGGGCCGGGCCATCACGGTCGCCTCCGGCTACTGGAAGCGGATGTACCGGTGCAACACGGACGGTTTCGCGTACCGCCTGAAGGAAGGCCAGTGGACCTGGAAGGACTCGCTCCGCTACACCCAGCCCTGCCAGGTCATCGGCGGCACCTCGGGATCGCCGGTGATCGACGACGCCACCGGCAAGGTCGTCGCCGTCAACAACACCATCAATGAGAGCGGCCAGCGCTGCACAGACAACAACCCGTGCGAGGTCGACGAGAACGGCAAGGTCACCGTCCGGCCCAACATCGGCTACGCCCAGCAGACCTACATCATCGTTCCCTGCGTCGGCGCCGGGAACAAGATCGACCTGAACCGCCCCGGCTGCACCCTGCCCAAGCCCGCCCTGGCGGAGAAGCACCGCTCGTCCGTCGATGCGAAGAATTAG
- a CDS encoding ornithine carbamoyltransferase, whose amino-acid sequence MTARHILRIQDLSAKEMCSLLDLAEAMKRGDDTSAHLAGRCIGLLFNVPSTRTRVSFQVAASQLGADSYPYGVEELRLANRESIEDTIGVLNRYLDALVVRWYDMNDYGAGHRRLRAMAEQATIPVINALDDEEHPCQVLADLMTLRELYGGEVPARRVVYAWSYSPRQKTPGVLHSSMMAAALLGHRVTVAHPPGFAPEERVTRAARDAAARTGASIELTHDLEDAVRGCAAVYTLSWKSPTLAGQEEIQARTRLADRWRITEPLMRLAGDEAVFLDCMPTNRGEEVDADVKDGPRSRIFQQAENRLHTQKALLTQLFDGTLTGGGR is encoded by the coding sequence GTGACCGCGCGACACATCCTGCGGATACAGGACCTCTCAGCCAAGGAAATGTGCTCCCTGCTCGACCTCGCCGAAGCGATGAAGCGCGGCGACGACACGAGCGCCCATCTGGCGGGCCGCTGCATAGGCCTGCTCTTCAACGTGCCGTCCACCAGGACCCGGGTCTCGTTCCAGGTCGCGGCCTCCCAACTCGGCGCCGACAGCTACCCGTACGGGGTCGAGGAGCTGCGGCTCGCCAACCGCGAGTCGATCGAGGACACCATCGGCGTCCTCAACCGCTACCTCGACGCCCTCGTGGTGCGCTGGTACGACATGAACGACTACGGCGCCGGGCACCGCAGGCTGCGCGCGATGGCCGAGCAGGCCACGATCCCCGTCATCAACGCGCTCGACGACGAGGAGCACCCCTGCCAGGTCCTCGCCGACCTCATGACGCTGCGCGAACTGTACGGCGGGGAGGTTCCGGCCCGACGGGTCGTGTACGCCTGGTCGTACTCCCCGCGGCAGAAGACCCCCGGCGTCCTGCACTCCTCCATGATGGCCGCGGCCCTCCTCGGCCACCGCGTCACCGTCGCCCATCCGCCCGGCTTCGCCCCCGAGGAGCGCGTGACCCGCGCCGCACGTGACGCCGCCGCCCGCACCGGCGCGAGCATCGAGCTCACCCACGACCTGGAGGACGCCGTCCGCGGCTGCGCCGCCGTGTACACCCTCAGCTGGAAGTCCCCCACCCTCGCGGGCCAGGAGGAGATCCAGGCGCGGACGCGGCTCGCGGACCGGTGGCGGATCACCGAACCGCTGATGCGGCTGGCCGGGGACGAGGCCGTGTTCCTCGACTGCATGCCCACCAACCGGGGCGAGGAGGTCGACGCCGACGTGAAGGACGGACCGCGGTCACGGATCTTCCAGCAGGCGGAGAACCGCCTGCACACGCAGAAGGCCCTGCTGACCCAGCTGTTCGACGGAACACTCACGGGCGGCGGACGATGA
- a CDS encoding DUF4236 domain-containing protein, which produces MPLTFRKSLRILPGVRLNINKRSWSLTTGGRHGPRRTHSSTGRRTTSMDLPGPFGWRRTTKRR; this is translated from the coding sequence ATGCCACTCACCTTCCGCAAGAGTCTCCGGATCCTTCCCGGGGTGCGCCTGAACATCAACAAGCGCTCGTGGTCCCTGACCACGGGCGGCAGGCACGGCCCCCGGCGCACCCACAGCAGCACCGGCCGCCGCACGACATCGATGGACCTGCCCGGCCCGTTCGGCTGGCGCCGCACCACGAAGCGTCGATGA